Genomic window (Phragmites australis chromosome 5, lpPhrAust1.1, whole genome shotgun sequence):
AGGGTcacgtggtatcatcgtgaagcttgcgtcgaggcaaagctaggTTGTGAAGAAGCCATAATCGTACGTTGGATGGAGAAAAAtctggaccaaaatgccccggtGGTAAGTAGGAGGCCATTGGAaggtattttggaaacaagCTAAAAAACTTAGGTGttaagttttctaggcctataagtagaGGGGTAAGGCTATAGGAGAAAGTGAATCAACCCTTTTGAGTCTTAGTGATAGGTTttgaagagaggagaggaaagacttggtctttgtaataggctagagcttttgtgagataaacatctttgtaatctgtctaaattAGGATTGATCTCTGTGCTTAATGAAGATAATTTTcttatatttgaatatgttcccctccttctagtcttcttctattggttcccttgccttgtgtgcaagttttttcttttcggtgttaatttttatttttctctttaggctgaaattttaacatctTAGGAGGTTATTCTtcagaggcataaaattcatgtACACATtcatatgtgatggggtctttgaaagtgcctagagggggggggggtgaataggcttttctgaaaattaaaactaaaacagcggattaaaactgccggatactccggtgaagatcggatactccggtctggtccggagtatccggtctagtccggagtctccgatctatacaggaaatcaagaacaactataAATTAAAACtagcagctagaatctaaaggtgtAGCTACGTCTACTAGTTATCATAGAGCTAAAACAATaattaatactagcaagatgatcactaaggcaaCTTATAAGTAAATTCACAAACtcacacgattaagtaaattgcacaagtAAGAATGCGAGAGATTTATCCTGGAgtttggccacctcacaaagaagtgcctacgtctccgttgaggagctcacaaagagccaggtctttttccaaccctatcctcttctagcgaccacaaagatcaagctagaattttcttactcaatttgaagttgattacaaacttcccgtggcactctacaaagattgggtgctctataggcgacgccttgccgtctagaagcacaaagcttcaagagtaacgatcacagcgaatgctcgaggaagaactcaatgctcaagtagcttaatctcactccaaacccaaactcactaaattttgtaaactttgcactagaggtggttgaagggattttgaatgctcttagaatACTCAAgaagtctagagttcaccagcaacagcaagcctttaaTGCCATGtggtgtgggagtatttatagccctctctaaaaaactagccgttactgttctgtcagatctgaccggagtatccggtgaacaccagagtatgcagtcccaaatccaaaaacggcatcagaacggtcacagaacatgtcagaactagccgttacaattctgttaatttaccggagtctccggtgaacaccggagtctccggtcctgacagggctattGAAATATACTAAGTCCGGAGAATtaccggaccctccggcctctccaggtaccggagtatccggtgaacaccggagactccagtctttttatcaaaaagaataaatgctaactgagacacccctgccggagtctccgagggagactccaattaaaacattttctcctaccggagtatccggtgaacaccggagactccggtctttttcaataaaaacaaTGACTTAACCGATTGACCTCTGTtctctcggagactctggccttaaaactcaccaactaccggagtatccggtgaacaccggagactccggtcttttttaacaaaaataaatcagaaccgagcaccctctgccggagtctacctcggagactccggactaaatactgagtaccggagtatccggtgaacatcggagtatccggactcagtgaactttgcaaaacaaacccggtgtccgtgggtgagtgtatCTCTCAAtttgttggttctaaaggatatcttgagcattgagacactaatcaagcaatcaaatgcaaccctcttaatatagcggctatcctagactcaatttcaaaaataaaagaatttaaatcctattgagtactcctagtttcttctcctttctttttgaaggtcgtcaaacgtcatatgtcttgtCAACTTAGACTTAAatctgttcatgacttagataaatatattagatccttaatcgttttgtcatcaataaaccaaaacccacttagagggcctagatgtactttcagTCTTGAATTCCCTGACCTCTAGATCATTATCTTCGAGAGTTTCCTTACTCGGTGTTCATTTTCTTGATCTTTAAGTGATTCTTCCTAAAGATTCAACCTTTGTGTGAGGATGAGTTATGGTTTAGGTTACTGTAGAATCTAGTATTCGATTTCAACCATAAGACCTATCTTTCGTTAGATCTTTAAGtttgatttttgaattttcGTCGAAATCTCCGGACTCTTTGCATCCAGCTCTAGAGTATCCGAAAATCTCCGGATCTTTTCCCGAAGTATCCGCAATTCTCCAAAGTCTCCGGATATTTATCCGGACTTTCTAAGTTGTGCGCTGAATCTCTGCTGCGTTTTTGTTGCTTTTTGATTTGATTCTCTTTCAAGACACGTTGAGTGactaaataggagaagaccacctgttttacaaaaaatttattaaaacgTCTATTCACTCTCTTCCTTATCgacattctcgatcctacaccATTCTTCACTTGATTCTACCTTTTCAGAATGCATGCATCAGTGCGAGTACTTGCGTTAGCGAGGAACTCAAACAACAGGACCATTCTTCACTTGATTCTACCTTTTCAGAATGCTTCAGCAACCTGAACTGAACTGAGCACACATGCAGGACAGGATTTATAAAAAAGAGAGACATGTGTCAGCTTCTAGACCTAGGAGTTGAGCTTACCATCTCTTCTGTAGCCAGCGTTAATTGCAACGTGCACAGGGCCAAAAGCTTCCATTCTACTACTATctctgttattttttatttatccttATTGTTTTTTACGGTGTTTATGAtgtaactttgactactatttttaacttaatataattttttactaataaaattatatttttattaaagcaTTTGTAAAGACAAATTTAATACTTTTCGTACATCCAATCTCGTACTTGCACAGCTCTACCAAACAGTCCCGAGCTCTGCAGtagctcctgctcctcctccctctccgacCACCACCACCGGAAGAGCCTCCTCCTATCCGATCATCACCACGACCTGCGCGCCGCGCGCTGGCGTTCCGCGCTCATGTTCGCGCGCGCGTTGGCGACGCCCTCGGGCTGTTCGACGTAATGCCGATCCTGAGGGAGCAGAGCGCCGCGGCAAAGCAGTGCCCTCGGGCTGTTCGACGGAATGCCGCAGGCGGACCCTGACTGCCATTCCTTGGACGGCGCGTGGAGCAGGCCTAGGACGAGGAGCGCGCGTTGCTGTATGCTGCAGGTTCGTACTGCCTGCTGCAGTGACTTGGATTTTTCACCGTGTCAGACTTTGGATCGTCAAAATGCACCTTCATGTTCAGCTAGTGATCCTATATTGTTCTACACTCTGGTCAGAATTCGCAGCTTTATCCCAATTGATGATCAGACATCGTATTGTGCTTTCATGCTGAAGCAGAAATTGTTAGCATTTACTCATTCCGCACCCTACTCTCAAGCTCCAGTGGTCTCTGAATTCTGTGGATCAGAGTCAAAGAGCTTGACAGCACCTAAGTGCATTAGCGTCAGTACTTGGGTTAGTAAGGAACTCGATGAACTGGAATATTTTCCCACTTGCTTCTACTTTTTAACAATGCTTCAGAAACTGCTCAGAGCATACATCTTACAGTACttttagaaaaaagaaggggGGTGGAGGATGGATACTTTCCTCAAGAAAGTACAGAAGTCTCAAAATGTGCAAGAAACTGTACAGGATGCACTATAACACTAGTCAAACTCAAAACTAGTACCTCTAGTGAAAGATACATCTACTCATATGCAATGAACTACAATATTATCATGTGCAACTGGCTAACTGCATTATGTCTTGGCTGACTATTGTGTCTGCAGGCCAGCATTGACGGTTTCCAGGCATGAGACTACTTCCATTATAGCTGGCCTCATGCAAGGGTTATGGTGCACACACTTGCAAGCAACATCAAGCACCTTCAGCATTTGCTCTTCGTGCCCTGTGCCTCTGAGTGTTGGATCCAGGACCTCAATCTGCTTTCCCTCAGACCTCATCTCCAGGACCCATGGGACAAGTTCTTTTAATGTTGACAGGACCGGAACAGGTCGCCTTCCCGTTAGCAGCTCAAGCAGGACAACTCCGAAACTGTATATATCACCTCTCAGAGTAGCCACCCACCCTTGCCCGTACTCAGGGGGAATGTAACCGAGAGTGCCAACCAACTCGGTTGTGACATGAGTGTTGTTGGGAAAGATCAATCTTGACAGCCCAAAATCTGCAACATAAGCTTTGAATTCTTTGTCAAGCAGGATGTTGCTGGATTTGATGTCACGGTGGACAATGTGAGGCTTGCAGACATTATGGATGTAAGCAAGGCCACGACCTGCTCCTTGTGCTATCTCTAGCCGTGTCGGCCAGTCAAGAATTGTGCTGGCATCATCATCCCTGTTGTGAAGCCAATCGTCAAGACTGCCATTCTCCATGAAAGAATATATGAGGAACCTTGAGTTTCCATGGATGCAATAACCCCAGAGTGGCACAAGATTTTCATGCCGGGCCATGGAGAGTGCTTCAACCTCAGCAGTGAACTCCCTTTCCATAAGGCACATTTCACCATTGAGCTTCTTGATGGCAAGCTTGTAGTCATCAGGTAGCTCTGCCTTGTAGACTAATCCATAACCTCCACATCCGATGATGTTCTCCTTGTCAAAGTTATTTGTAGCCTTCGTGATGTCTGTGAATGTGAGCTTGTTTTCTTCTCCGTTGCTTCCCGCCATCATCACCAACGAATGCTCAGAATTTGAGTTGAATGACATTGCTTCTATGTCACTATCATTGGTGCTACTGTTTTTGGTCCTAAAGCTTGTACCCCGGAAGTAGACAAGGAGACGAGCTAGCAGGAGTAGGATGGCGATACCTCCAAAAAATACACCAAATGCAAGTGCAAATACAGCCTTCTTgttattttgtttcttggagGTCAAAGGTGCTCCATCCGAATTGCAAAGGCGATTAAGGGTAGGACCACAGAGCTTTGGGTTGCCACCAAAGCTAGAATTTGTAAATGTACTAAGCTGGCCTGTGGTTGGCACAGGTCCTTCTAGATCATTGAAAGAAACATTGAATTTAGAAAGGAAGTGTAGATTGTTCAATGCGGCTGGGATTGCACCGGATAGATTGTTGTTTGATAAGTCGAGCACCAGCAAATTTGTGAGGTTGCAGATGGATTGTGGGATATCTCCATGTAATTTGTTGAAGCTCAAATTTAGTGAAAGGAGCTCTTTCAAGAGACCAATCTCTGGAGGGATCACACCAGTGAAGTGATTATTTCCTAGATTGAGCACTTTTGGAAAAGCACTGGCTTTGCGGTATTGAAGTGATGTATCTAGATAAACTGGTAGCTCAAAGATTCTCGGATCCAAATGTGCTGCAGTCTCCTCTGATTTTAGCATCGACATCTCTGTTAATGCTGCAGGAATTTCCCCTGTCAGATTGTTATTTGATATGTCTAGATAGAACAGGAAGTTTAGACTGCTGATCCAGTCAGGTATTGGTCCACTTAGTTGATTGGAATCTAAAAATAACATCTCCAAATTTGTGAGCTGCGATAACCAATGAGGTATTTTCCCCAACAACGAGCAACCACTTAAGGCAAGAACCTGAAGATTCTCAAAACCATCAATGCTGTCATCATTTGGCATGGTCTCATGCATGAAGTTGAACGCAATAAGAAGAGTGGTAAGGTTCCTGCAGCTCTTAAGGATCTGAAGTGTATTTGTGATGTTTGTAAAATTGTTCTGAGCAAGTGATAGGAAGGTGAGGGACTTCAGATTACCTATTCGAGGTGACAGTTGCCCTTGTAAGTTATTGGCAGATAGCCTTAATGCAGtcaaatttctgcaagagtATATGCTTTCTGGAATTGTGCCGGTGAAGTTGTTGTACAGAAGGTCTAAAGTTTTTAGATTGTGTAGGTTGGAGAATTTGACCTTGGCAAGCTCTCCACTGAAGTTGTTGCTACTGAGGTCGATGGTTCTGAGATTTGTGCAGCTACCTAGCGATGATGGCAGCTCCCCTGACAACTTGTTGTGGTCCAAATGGAGCTCCTTCAATCTCCTGAGCTGACCTATATCATCCGGAATCCTGCCAGTGAAGCTGTTCCCTCCAAGATCAAAGGTTTCGAGATTCCTGAGGTTGATTATGCGTGTACCATGAAGTGTACCATTCAAATCATTGTTAGGAAAAGAGAGGAACTCCAACGAGGTAGCATTGAAAAGTTCATCTGGGAGTGTACCACTGAGGTTGTTACGGCCAGCCTTGAGAATTCTCAGCACGGAGCAATTGCCGAGCCCCAACGGGATACTGCCAGTGAATTTGTTGTAAGAGAGTTCAAGCACAGCAAAGGATGGAGATATGCTACAGAAATGAGTTGGAATCTGCCCAGTAAAGCTGTTGTTGCTGGCATTGAGTGCAACCAGACTGTTCATCACCTCCCATGTCTTAGATGGAAACTTCCCTGTAAATAAGTTGCTTGAGATGTTAAGTACCTGCAGAGGCTGACCAGGAGTTGAAGACGGCAGCTCATGCAGGTCTCCATTGAGCTGGTTAAAGCTGATGTCGAGGACAATGATGCTGCTGGATGACACCAATTCCAGCGGCAGGCCACCGGACAGCGAGTTGTAGGACAAGTTAAGGTGCTGCAGGCCGGTGAGGTTCCCCAGGGACTGTGAGATGTGCCCCTCAAGGCCCCTAGAAGCCAGAGAGACATTGGTGACCATCCCATTCCGGTTGCAGGTGATTCCTTCCCATTTGCAGCAATCAGTTCCTTCCTGCCATGACATGGCGAGGCCTGCATCCTGCGAGAGCCCAGCAAGGAACTGGAGAAGAGAGGTCTTCTCCTGCTCTGTGCAGGAACTGGTGGGAGTGGCCAAGGAGATCAGCAGCACAAGGACGAGGCCAATGGAAGGTATGGGAAATTTGGTATTGCTTTTCTTGTATGAAACATGGAGTGGCTTCATGGCTTTCTAATGAAACTATCATGGAAACTAGATGCTTAACTTGTATCCTGACTAGATAAAAACACGAATGGTGTAACCAAGATAGAGCAGGAGGGAAGAACTgaagaaagaagcaactcttGCTTCCATTTTGTTGTATCCCTCCTAGTCGTAGTCACCACAAAGAAAAATGGGTCAAGGATTAGATGCTACAGTCACACCCTCAATACGAAATGCCATAGCAGTTTCTTAGTTCACATTATGTGGTTTCGTTAGTGGCCGTCTCCTATAATTTATCGTGAAGTCCAATTGACCACTCTTCCTGACCGTACAAAATATTTGCCTTTTCTAGTCATCCTTGAATCAATCCTTGATGAAATCTTTACAGCCTGCCGTGATGTACTGGATCTGACATCACTTTGCTTACCAGCTTACTTAATACAGCTGCCTCTTGATTTACCTGATCTGACATCACCTGTCCTACGAACCTGTTGCCTTACTCTTAGTAGTTAGTACTGATAAAATCTGAGAGATcggaaaagaaaacaagaatcgCTACTTGATGCATCCATTTAATGAGCTGGAAAAGGCGCGTATTTGCCAAAGAAACAATTGCTGAAGATCTGCAAGATTCGATTGTTGAGACAGTATTTGGAAAGGCATCATTCCGAAAGGTGCATATAATTTAGAGCAATCATCGGCCATCACGGTCAAGGTGTGGACATGGTTTGGAGAATAAAAACGCAAgtggaggaaagaaaataagaaaggCACAGCTTAATGGAGTATGTTGGTGAGGATGACCTGGTGCTCTCTTCTTcgtcttcgtcgtcgtcgtcgtcgtcgtcttcttcttcttcttattccgAGGCGTTTACTTTCTGTTGTCCTCTGAGCTTTCGCTGATGTGTACGTTTTTGCAGCTGCTTTCCATTCTCCTGGCTCCACTGATGCGTTATGGAACCATGGACTACGGCTCTTTCGGATGACCAGAATTCTAAAGTGCTCCACTGATACGTTTTCCCCCCTGGTTGTTGTAGGATTACTATATGTCATCACGGGCGGTTATTACTTCCTTCTGGTGTTGATTGCAAAACAGCAAGTGGCTGGCACTCAAACATTGTGGTGGTGGCTTTAAGAGTTGTAGAGTTACGTTTCGAGAGAAGAAACTGCAGAGTGCACTGTCCCTTCTGTTTGTTTCTGCATCCTTGGTTCCTTCCCCTTGCCACGATTGGAACTGATTTAAGATCATCTTCAGCagttaccttaaattttcattttcaaaaatactattacagcatcctctatcgcTATTAtagtatcccttattttttcatctccagc
Coding sequences:
- the LOC133918383 gene encoding tyrosine-sulfated glycopeptide receptor 1-like; its protein translation is MKPLHVSYKKSNTKFPIPSIGLVLVLLISLATPTSSCTEQEKTSLLQFLAGLSQDAGLAMSWQEGTDCCKWEGITCNRNGMVTNVSLASRGLEGHISQSLGNLTGLQHLNLSYNSLSGGLPLELVSSSSIIVLDISFNQLNGDLHELPSSTPGQPLQVLNISSNLFTGKFPSKTWEVMNSLVALNASNNSFTGQIPTHFCSISPSFAVLELSYNKFTGSIPLGLGNCSVLRILKAGRNNLSGTLPDELFNATSLEFLSFPNNDLNGTLHGTRIINLRNLETFDLGGNSFTGRIPDDIGQLRRLKELHLDHNKLSGELPSSLGSCTNLRTIDLSSNNFSGELAKVKFSNLHNLKTLDLLYNNFTGTIPESIYSCRNLTALRLSANNLQGQLSPRIGNLKSLTFLSLAQNNFTNITNTLQILKSCRNLTTLLIAFNFMHETMPNDDSIDGFENLQVLALSGCSLLGKIPHWLSQLTNLEMLFLDSNQLSGPIPDWISSLNFLFYLDISNNNLTGEIPAALTEMSMLKSEETAAHLDPRIFELPVYLDTSLQYRKASAFPKVLNLGNNHFTGVIPPEIGLLKELLSLNLSFNKLHGDIPQSICNLTNLLVLDLSNNNLSGAIPAALNNLHFLSKFNVSFNDLEGPVPTTGQLSTFTNSSFGGNPKLCGPTLNRLCNSDGAPLTSKKQNNKKAVFALAFGVFFGGIAILLLLARLLVYFRGTSFRTKNSSTNDSDIEAMSFNSNSEHSLVMMAGSNGEENKLTFTDITKATNNFDKENIIGCGGYGLVYKAELPDDYKLAIKKLNGEMCLMEREFTAEVEALSMARHENLVPLWGYCIHGNSRFLIYSFMENGSLDDWLHNRDDDASTILDWPTRLEIAQGAGRGLAYIHNVCKPHIVHRDIKSSNILLDKEFKAYVADFGLSRLIFPNNTHVTTELVGTLGYIPPEYGQGWVATLRGDIYSFGVVLLELLTGRRPVPVLSTLKELVPWVLEMRSEGKQIEVLDPTLRGTGHEEQMLKVLDVACKCVHHNPCMRPAIMEVVSCLETVNAGLQTQ